One Streptomyces sp. CG4 genomic window, TAATCACTGGCGCGCGATCCGCCGGTCGCGCCTTCGTGCAGAGAAGGTGCGCAACGTCGCACTGGGAAGGCACGCGATCGCAATCCGAGCCCCCGTGCGCGAACGTGCGGACGAGAACGTCAGCCGCTCTCAGCGCTGGGATGAAGGCCTGCACCGGGTCAATCCGTGCAGGAGGGCATCCACCGTCTGCTCGACGAGGTCATCGTCGATCGGTCTACGGGCGAGCAGTGCCCGGAAGTAGATGGGGGAGATGAGCAGCCGCATCGTCGGCGGTGGCCGCCATGGACAGTGGACGCGCAGGAACTGTTCGATGAGCGGTACGCGCAGATGGTCAACACAGGTCTGCCGGTCGCGGACGTGGAGGCGCTGCGCGCCGCGATCACCGATGTGGTCGGAAGGCCCCCGGGGGATGGGTGCAGGAGTGGTCCCGGCTGGCTTCGGGCTACGCCGCGGCGGACTCACACCAACTCGCTGCGCTGGCCTACGGATGGGCCAAGTTCCCGGTCCTGGCCGATGAGTTCAAGCGTGCCGCGCTGGCGAGCCGGCTCGAGCAGTACCAGCTGGCCGCGCCCGGGTTCGGTGTGTCGTTCCGGCGTGAGGTGCTCGAGCTGCCGTACCAGGGCGGCTCCACGGCGGTGCCCGTCATGTGCTGGTGCCGATCGATCTGCCCCCGGAGCGGCCGGTGGTGATCGCCAGCGGTGGGGTGGACACCTGGAAGATGGACGTGCACACGCTGCTGGAGCTGATCGCCGCGCAGTTGCATGTAGAGGTGTTGGCCTTTGACATCGCCGGCACGGGTGAGTCCCAGGTGCCGATGACCCCGGACGGTGGCGCACAGATCGTCAGCGGTGTGATCGCCCACGCGCGGACTCTCGGCAATGGTGTCGTGGGGCACCTGGGAATCTCGATGGGCGGGTACTTCTCGGCCCGGTCCGGTCTGGCCGGTGAGGTCGACGCCACTGTCGTGCTGGGCGGGCCGGTCGAGCACGCCTTCACCCGCGCCGGGTCGCTGCGGTTCGGCATGGACGGAATCGTCGGCAACGCAATCGGCTTCGACCACCAGCCCACCCCCGAGGAACTGTCCGCGAAATTGGCCGACTTCTCGCTGCGCCCGCTGCTCGACGAGGACACCAACGCCCCTATGCTGGTCGTCAACGGCGCCGACGATGTGCACGTCCCGCAGGAGGACACGCTCGTGTTACAAGAACGCAGCGACACAGACGTCCAGCTCCTCCCGGACACCGGCCACTGCGCCGTCTCCAAGTTCCCCGAGGTGATCCCCGCCATCCTCGACTGGCTCGACAGCGCCCTGGACAAGGCCAACCCGCAGGTCACTCCCTGACCGGCGGCCAGAGCCTCGTCGACCGAATCGCCGGGCTCAGCCGCGTGCGCGATGGCGACGAAGGCCGCAACGGCGAGCGCGCGACGCGTGCACGATGTGACGGGTCTCTTGGTCGTTGTGGCCGCCGAGGAGCCCACCGGCGACGGGCCGGTCGCCTTGATCATCGGCTGGCCGGCCGGTCACGGCCTGGCCGCCCGGAACGCTGCTCTCAAGCCCGCAGGTAGCCGCGACCAAGCACGCCTACGCGGTGAGGAACCGAGTAGGCGTGCTTCAGTCGCCGTCGTACGCCGCGGCGGGTGGTCAGCACCAGCCTCCGCCGAGGTGCGAGAACGCCTTCCAGGCGGCCCTGGTCTTGGGTCCGGCGACGCCGTCGATGCCGCCGGTGTCGTAGCCGAGGGCGGCGAGGAAGCGCTGGAGGCCACGGATGGTGTTGGGGCCGACGCTGCCGTCGACGGTTCCGGCGTTGAATCCGCGGTCATTGAGGAAACTCTGCCAGGCTTTCCAGCTGTTGGAGCCGAGCTGGCCGTCGATCGCGCCGGGGCTGAACCCGGCGTCGCGGACGTAGCACTGCACGCTCTTTCCTTCGGTGGTGCTCAGACCGAGGTTCTCCACGGCTTGAGCGGAGACGGCACGGGTGCTCACCGCGGCTCCGATGGCCGGCTGGGGCGCCGCGAAGGCGGCTCCGGCGCCCGCCAGACTCCCCACGGCGATCCCGACGACGGCGGTGGCACTCACGAGCGCTCTGGATACAGCACGCATGGTTTCCCCTTCTCAGTCGTTTCCTTCGGTGGCCGTCACCGGCCGACCGCGCTGCCCCAGGCTCGTCGGGAGCGGGTGCCCAGGGCTTGCACGAATGCGACCTGCCACCTGTGGTGTCCGATATCAGTCAACGTCCCCTGATACCGGCCAACTTCACGATGCCGGGGCCGTGGGACGCGCGGAGCTTCTAGGGTTGCCGGTGCTTGCGTTGACCGATGGGGGGATCGGCCCGTGCACGAACTGCACTTACGCCCCGCTGCCGTGGACCTGCGCGATCGAGTCCTGGGCTATCGCGGTTTTCGTTTCGACGTGATCGGGATGCGGCGCAGACTGCTGATCCCCGACGGCGTGGTGAAGGTGATGCTGGGCTTCGGCGACCCGGTGCGCGTCCGAGATTCCGGCGACACGGCCCGCTTGGCCAGCGGGGTCTGCCTGGCCAGCGGGGTACGCACGACGGCCGCGATCGGCGAGCACACCGGCCTCATTCACGGAGTGACCATCCTGCTCACCCCGCTCGCCGCCTATCGGCTCTTCGGGGTGCCCATGTCCGAGTGGGCCCAGCTGTCGGTGCCTCCCGAGGAACTGCGGCCCCAGCCCTTTGCCGCCCTGGCCGCCCGGTTGGCTCACGTCCCGCAGTGGGAAGGCCGCTTCGCCCTGCTGGACCGCGTCCTGCGCCAGTCACTCGACACGGGCCCCGCCGTAAGCTGCGAGGTGGCCTGGGCCTGGCACCGGATCCGGAGCACCTGCGGACGGATTCGGGTTGAGGACCTCGCGGTCCGCACCGGCTGGAGTCGCCGTCACCTCGAACGCCGCTTCCGCTGCCAGATCGGGCTGACCCCGAAAGGGGCTGCCCAGGTGATGCGGCTGCAGGAGGCCCTGCGCTGCAAGGAGGCCGGAGCCTCGTGGGCCGATGCCGCGGCTCAGGCCGGGTACCACGACCAGCCGCACTTCGACCGGGTGTTCAAAACCATGACGGGCCGTACCCCCAGTGCCTTCCGCGCCCACCGCAGCGCGGCTTCCCCGCGCGATGCGCAGGACTTCGTCCCGGGGCAGGTGACGAGCGCGATACTCGGGCCCGCCACTGACCGCCGGCTCTCGTGCGTGCCCCAACTCACCCTCTGAGTACGGCGTTCCCTGGAGGCTGGCCGCGCTCCTCTGCCGGGCGCCGTGGCGCGGCGCGGTCTGGCAATCGCCCGGGCCCGGTACATGCGGACGCGATCGGTGCTTCAGCGTAGGGGGCGGAAGGTGTGGCGGATGTCGTGGGTCCAGACGTCGGGGTTCTCGAAGGCACATCGCGCCGCTGATACCGGCCGATCCGGTGCGCGGGCGGCGATGGGCCGACCACCGTCGCACCTCTTGAGACCATCGCGTTGAAGTACCGCACCGAAGGGGGCGCAAGGAGCAACGAGCCGGACGACCATGCGCTCGGACGTTCCCGCGGCGGGCTGAGCACCAAAGTCCCCCCGGCCGCCGAGCGCCGAGCCCGCCCACTGGCCCTGACAGTCACCGCAGGTCAGGAAGGTGACACACCCGCCTTCGAGACCGTCATGGCCCGCATGCGCGTGCCTCGAACCGAGCAGCGGAACACTGTCGAACGCAGCGTCAACCACCTCAAGCAGAGGCGTGGGCTGACCACCCCGTATGACATCCATAGGGGCATCAAACTCGCCCTCGCCCACCAGGCCTCACACACTTCGCCGCCATCCACATCCGGGCCTGACGCTGACCAGAGAGACAGAACCTCACTGGCCAGTGCCGGCACCTGAATCCCGTCCTGGCTCGCTCCGGGTGCCCGCCGGAAGTGCTCTGGGTACTGGCCGGACCGCCCCTGGGCACCGAACTCGGCGACTACGAGTCGACAATCGTGCAGATCCCGCTCAGCACCGTGCTGCAGCTGTACACCGACGGCCTCGTCGAGGAACGCGGCACAGACATCGACCTGTCTCATATGCCCCGCTTCCGTGAAACCCCAACGGGGTGACTCCAGCCGATCCACTACTCGGCGTAGCCATCAGGACAGCTTCCGTGATGGCTACGACCTCCGATGGAGCCGCGCTTGCCACGCGTGGCGATGGCCATCACACGGACGGCGCTGGAGCATCTGATCAAGGAGTTCGGGGCACCAAGATTGAGCGGAACAGCGTGCTAAGGCATCAGAGGCATGTCATTGCCGCCGCTACTCATATCGCCGCCATCGTTCGTCAGCCGCCTTTGGCGATGGCAATCTGGAACATGTGGAGGCCGGGCACGGCTTGGCTGATGTGCGGCAGCTGTGGCAGTCGAGTCATACGCTGCTGGTGGTCCCGATCGTGCTCATCGTGGTGATCACAGCGGTGGACCAGTTGGTCCCGGCGGACATCCATCTCGGCCCGCTGCTGGTCATAGCCCCCGCGA contains:
- a CDS encoding alpha/beta hydrolase family protein codes for the protein MPIDLPPERPVVIASGGVDTWKMDVHTLLELIAAQLHVEVLAFDIAGTGESQVPMTPDGGAQIVSGVIAHARTLGNGVVGHLGISMGGYFSARSGLAGEVDATVVLGGPVEHAFTRAGSLRFGMDGIVGNAIGFDHQPTPEELSAKLADFSLRPLLDEDTNAPMLVVNGADDVHVPQEDTLVLQERSDTDVQLLPDTGHCAVSKFPEVIPAILDWLDSALDKANPQVTP
- a CDS encoding SpoIIE family protein phosphatase: MNPVLARSGCPPEVLWVLAGPPLGTELGDYESTIVQIPLSTVLQLYTDGLVEERGTDIDLSHMPRFRETPTG
- a CDS encoding helix-turn-helix domain-containing protein, giving the protein MHELHLRPAAVDLRDRVLGYRGFRFDVIGMRRRLLIPDGVVKVMLGFGDPVRVRDSGDTARLASGVCLASGVRTTAAIGEHTGLIHGVTILLTPLAAYRLFGVPMSEWAQLSVPPEELRPQPFAALAARLAHVPQWEGRFALLDRVLRQSLDTGPAVSCEVAWAWHRIRSTCGRIRVEDLAVRTGWSRRHLERRFRCQIGLTPKGAAQVMRLQEALRCKEAGASWADAAAQAGYHDQPHFDRVFKTMTGRTPSAFRAHRSAASPRDAQDFVPGQVTSAILGPATDRRLSCVPQLTL
- a CDS encoding peptidoglycan-binding domain-containing protein; translation: MRAVSRALVSATAVVGIAVGSLAGAGAAFAAPQPAIGAAVSTRAVSAQAVENLGLSTTEGKSVQCYVRDAGFSPGAIDGQLGSNSWKAWQSFLNDRGFNAGTVDGSVGPNTIRGLQRFLAALGYDTGGIDGVAGPKTRAAWKAFSHLGGGWC